A single Plasmodium knowlesi strain H genome assembly, chromosome: 13 DNA region contains:
- a CDS encoding DEAD/DEAH box helicase, putative, protein MNVNWITRLQTLLDKKSSHEMSDHRKVRKTQRKVQNHGMKEEYSPPLRRQHVEGNHLRSTPQCNYQKLDSYCIGRGILENYERENIKELYPWQAECLNELKKVKWDEGESFIFVAPTSGGKTLVAEIFAFEQMHRTEKIFFLFPLNALINEKMNYFKKLCSGTDIKVGSMFSENDIVLCTYERMNNFLNKNYLESQEEGMEVGNWSAQGISANGARSSTQNFIVVIDEFHLISEKGRGIYIENIISKIMFLKRRQVKIKVICMSGTINNFTTLERWMNAKIYLSPYRRPQEITEHYICNCGVYRKEKEGCPFSYLCNVHDFYESWEDKSNEQGDLRCVYNVANVRSLKRCNLSEDISMFYQNTRNNISHFLKMRNLSVNNNLINSLLCFSLHSRMNKLNTLIFCSTRKNCEVYVRLINQYFSTFPVDDTPKEVQMRRNKLNEQIRELDGYAYSNMRNLVANGICYYYSDISNSIKRLLEVAYKEKTLFLFTCTSTLSVGLNLFVDRVLISSPFIAQNFLSATQYKQMIGRAAREKKGDSFLLVDKKDEKKMLQIFQEDCTNITSTMNMNDGGSLDAMEKYIIEFLCLLDERPVSVRDVVAMLSFSLCFAEVALSGDASSKASSPLKSVGKSVDQSVGHSVGQSVGQSVGQSVGQSVGQSVGQSVDQSVGQSVGKSVDQSAGMSTANTPRGEPPGGELLRSADSPTKENQPHTEAQSSFPLEVDEENFTPHERLFYNAKKEEIHGVINVLIHHKCIQVENNGKKFRPTKFLRSLCVSNFSVSIGYELLSEVKKYDRLYLFNYSFHLCYICSPHNLNIASFSYYLPYLKKLISMCSDHYTKHIIFHVLQFDSDIINMLSLKNQNNFLSEKKKKFFDDDKLERKHNKLYLSIFLFLYMKRTRSSVLCSLFRITKDVLQSVLQHIYMYMHILISFFDRLDEWIISSFLKKFLQNFKECKVTSEEDKGGRAKGFFRGERTTHQGIFRWAKPRNKV, encoded by the coding sequence ATGAATGTGAATTGGATTACACGTCTGCAAACTTTGCTGGACAAGAAAAGCAGTCATGAAATGAGCGACCACCGAAAAGTGCGAAAGACACAAAGGAAGGTACAGAACCATGGTATGAAGGAGGAGTATAGTCCTCCCTTGAGGAGACAACATGTGGAAGGAAACCATTTGAGGAGCACCCCGCAGTGCAACTACCAAAAGTTGGATTCGTACTGCATAGGGAGAGGCATATTAGAAAATtacgaaagggaaaatataaaggagtTATATCCTTGGCAGGCAGAATGTCTAAATGAGCTAAAAAAGGTTAAGTGGGATGAAGGGGAAAGCTTCATTTTCGTGGCTCCAACATCAGGTGGTAAAACACTTGTAGCTGAAATTTTTGCATTTGAGCAGATGCACAGGACGgagaagatattttttttatttcccctaaATGCACTAATAAATGAGAAGATGAATTATTTTAAGAAGTTGTGCAGTGGAACGGACATCAAGGTAGGTAGTATGTTTTCAGAAAATGATATCGTTTTGTGTACCTACGAAAggatgaacaattttttgaaTAAGAATTATTTGGAGAGTCAGGAGGAGGGGATGGAGGTGGGCAATTGGTCAGCCCAAGGAATTAGTGCGAACGGAGCGAGATCCTCCACTCAGAATTTCATCGTGGTGATAGACGAGTTTCATCTGATCAgcgaaaagggaagaggaaTATACATTGAAAATATCATCTCCAAAATTATGTTTCTGAAGAGGAGACAAGTAAAGATAAAAGTGATCTGCATGAGTGGAACCATCAATAATTTTACTACGTTGGAAAGATGGatgaatgcaaaaatatatctttcCCCCTATAGGCGTCCCCAAGAAATAACGGAGCATTACATTTGCAACTGTGGTGTGTatcgaaaggaaaaggaagggtgTCCCTTCTCGTACCTCTGTAATGTGCACGATTTTTATGAATCTTGGGAAGATAAATCTAATGAACAAGGGGATTTACGGTGCGTATACAATGTAGCAAATGTTCGAAGCTTGAAGAGATGCAACCTGAGTGAAGATATAAGTATGTTTTATCAGAATACAAGAAATaacatttctcattttctaaAGATGAGGAACCTGTCCGTGAACAACAACCTGATAAATTCACTCCTCTGTTTTTCACTACATAGTCGAATGAATAAGTTGAATACCCTTATCTTCTGTTCGACGAGGAAAAATTGCGAAGTTTATGTGAGGTTGATTAATCAGTATTTTAGTACCTTCCCTGTGGATGATACCCCGAAGGAAGTGCAAATGAGGAGGAATAAACTGAATGAACAGATTCGTGAACTGGATGGATATGCATACAGTAACATGAGAAACTTAGTGGCCAACGGAATTTGCTACTACTATAGCGATATTTCAAATTCTATTAAACGCTTGCTAGAGGTTGCCTACAAGGAGAAGACGCTTTTCTTGTTTACCTGCACGTCGACTCTATCCGTTGGACTGAACCTTTTCGTGGATAGGGTTCTAATATCATCCCCTTTTATTgctcaaaattttttaagcgCTACACAGTATAAGCAGATGATTGGGAGAGCGGCTAGGGAGAAGAAGGGGGATTCCTTTCTCCTCGTCgataagaaggatgaaaaaaagatgcTCCAAATATTTCAGGAGGATTGCACCAACATTACAAGCACCATGAACATGAACGATGGTGGTTCTTTAGATGCTATGGAGAAATACATAATTGAATTTCTCTGTCTGTTGGATGAACGCCCCGTGTCTGTGCGTGATGTGGTTGCAATGTTATCCTTTTCGCTCTGCTTCGCGGAGGTGGCTCTCTCGGGGGATGCATCCTCCAAGGCGTCTTCCCCCCTGAAGTCGGTTGGCAAGTCGGTTGATCAGTCGGTTGGTCATTCGGTTGGTCAGTCGGTTGGTCAGTCGGTTGGTCAGTCGGTTGGTCAGTCGGTTGGTCAGTCGGTTGGTCAGTCGGTTGATCAGTCGGTTGGTCAGTCGGTTGGCAAGTCGGTTGATCAGTCGGCTGGGATGTCCACCGCGAATACCCCCCGGGGCGAGCCCCCTGGTGGAGAGTTGCTCCGCTCCGCAGACTCCCCCACGAAGGAAAATCAACCTCACACAGAGGCGCAGAGTTCTTTCCCCCTCGAAGTGGACGAAGAAAATTTCACTCCCCATGAACGCCTCTTTTACAACgcaaagaaggaggaaattcaCGGTGTTATAAATGTCCTTATCCATCACAAGTGCATTCAGGTGGAAAATAACGGAAAGAAATTCCGACCCACGAAATTTTTAAGATCCCTATGTGTCAGTAATTTCAGTGTATCCATCGGATATGAATTATTATCTGAAGTGAAAAAGTATGATAGGTTGTATCTTTTCAACTACAGTTTCCATCTGTGCTATATTTGCTCACCACATAATTTGAACATAGCTTCTTTTTCGTATTACCTCccttatttgaaaaaattaattagcATGTGTTCAGACCATTATACCAAacatataatttttcatgttcTACAATTTGACAGTGATATTATTAATATGCTCTCTTTGAAGAAccagaataattttttgagtgagaaaaagaaaaaattttttgatgATGATAAATTAGAGAGGAAGCATAACAAGTTGTACTTGTcgatttttctctttctataCATGAAGAGGACAAGGTCTTCTGTCTTGTGCTCTCTTTTTAGAATAACGAAGGATGTGCTTCAATCCGTTCTTcaacacatatacatgtacatgcatattttgatttccttttttgaccGACTGGACGAGTGGATCATCTCTAGCTTTTTGAAGAAGTTTCTTCAAAACTTTAAGGAGTGTAAAGTCACTTCGGAGGAAGACAAGGGGGGGCGCGCGAAGGGTTTTTTCAGGGGGGAGAGGACCACCCACCAGGGAATATTCAGATGGGCCAAACCAAGGAACAAGGTATAG